Proteins co-encoded in one Deltaproteobacteria bacterium genomic window:
- a CDS encoding ABC transporter substrate-binding protein — protein MKTIRLPAALFAALLIVTGVAWAETVKVGVILPYSGPNAQLGQQVDRGFELYQKLHPKGTGDHKIEIIKRDSTGPKADVAKRLATELITRDKIDILAGVVYSNNAFAISDVTRKAKVPFLIMNAGTSAITTRSPYTARVSFTMWQAAYPLGRHAYEKMNIRTAAVAYANYSPGKDSKTAFTKAFTAAGGKVVADIPFPFPKIPDFTPFLQSVKDAKPDALYVFIPAGKWATGVMKTYDDLGMRAAGIELIGPGDITQDSELPNMGEVPLGVVTMHHYSAAADRAENKAFVKAWKDTYGADSTPDFFGVQGWDGMAAIHEAVRRLNGKIDADKALAVWKGWKFNSPRGPIMIDPETRDIVQNQYLRKVEKRDGALANVETDTLEMIKDPWKELESKK, from the coding sequence ATGAAGACTATAAGACTTCCGGCCGCATTGTTCGCGGCTTTGTTGATCGTGACCGGGGTTGCATGGGCCGAGACGGTCAAGGTGGGCGTGATCCTTCCGTACTCTGGCCCCAACGCGCAACTGGGACAGCAGGTGGACCGGGGCTTCGAGCTTTACCAGAAGCTCCACCCCAAGGGGACGGGCGACCACAAGATCGAGATCATCAAGCGCGACAGCACCGGCCCCAAGGCCGACGTGGCCAAGCGCCTGGCCACCGAGCTCATCACCCGCGACAAGATCGATATCCTCGCGGGCGTCGTCTACTCCAACAACGCCTTCGCCATCTCCGACGTGACGCGCAAGGCCAAGGTGCCGTTCCTCATCATGAACGCCGGGACCTCGGCGATCACCACGCGTTCTCCATACACCGCCCGTGTGTCGTTCACCATGTGGCAGGCGGCGTACCCGTTGGGGAGGCACGCCTACGAGAAGATGAACATCCGCACCGCCGCCGTGGCCTACGCCAACTACTCGCCGGGCAAGGACAGCAAGACGGCGTTCACCAAGGCGTTCACCGCCGCCGGCGGCAAGGTCGTGGCGGACATCCCGTTCCCGTTTCCTAAGATCCCGGACTTCACGCCGTTCCTGCAGTCGGTGAAGGATGCCAAGCCCGATGCGCTGTACGTGTTCATCCCGGCGGGCAAATGGGCCACCGGCGTCATGAAGACTTACGACGACCTGGGCATGAGGGCGGCGGGCATCGAGCTGATCGGCCCGGGCGACATCACCCAGGACTCGGAGTTGCCCAACATGGGAGAGGTTCCCCTTGGCGTCGTCACCATGCATCACTATTCGGCGGCCGCGGACCGGGCCGAGAACAAAGCCTTCGTGAAGGCATGGAAGGATACCTACGGCGCCGACAGTACGCCGGACTTCTTCGGCGTCCAGGGCTGGGACGGCATGGCCGCGATCCATGAGGCGGTGCGGCGCCTGAACGGCAAGATCGACGCCGACAAGGCCCTGGCGGTGTGGAAGGGGTGGAAGTTCAACAGTCCGCGCGGCCCCATCATGATCGATCCCGAGACGCGCGACATCGTGCAGAACCAGTATCTGCGCAAGGTCGAGAAGCGTGACGGCGCCCTCGCCAACGTCGAGACCGACACGCTCGAGATGATCAAGGACCCGTGGAAGGAGCTGGAGAGCAAGAAGTAG
- a CDS encoding iron-containing redox enzyme family protein: protein MSSTTLSSNEFVEQLKKEIAAFHKLRINHPFVKAICEGTASMDLIRTWAIQDYQFRAAVPRIALLRYVACSDPEFAPKLFEVAEEETRGLLPGASGHPDMFVEFAEAIGLTRADLENPQLLPATAAHLYFAELVIHTHPWFVVMAAQIGAEGTFGPAAALLGKGFMKSYGMSPESVRFFTVHVEADEEHGSLAEEIARRYLTSTNLQQQTREMMFRRMELLYDIWTI, encoded by the coding sequence ATGAGCAGCACGACCCTGTCGTCCAACGAGTTCGTCGAGCAACTCAAGAAAGAGATCGCCGCGTTCCACAAGCTGCGCATCAACCACCCGTTCGTGAAAGCCATATGCGAGGGCACGGCTTCCATGGACCTGATCCGCACCTGGGCGATACAGGACTACCAGTTCCGCGCCGCCGTGCCGCGCATCGCCCTGCTGCGCTACGTGGCGTGCAGCGACCCCGAGTTCGCCCCCAAGCTGTTCGAGGTTGCGGAGGAGGAAACCCGCGGCCTGCTGCCGGGCGCCTCCGGCCATCCGGACATGTTCGTGGAGTTCGCCGAGGCCATCGGACTCACGCGGGCGGACCTGGAGAACCCGCAGTTGCTGCCGGCCACCGCCGCGCACCTCTACTTCGCCGAGCTGGTGATCCACACGCATCCGTGGTTCGTGGTGATGGCGGCCCAGATAGGCGCCGAGGGCACGTTCGGACCGGCCGCGGCGTTGCTGGGCAAGGGGTTCATGAAGAGCTACGGCATGTCGCCCGAGTCGGTGCGCTTCTTCACCGTGCACGTGGAGGCCGACGAGGAGCACGGCTCCCTGGCGGAAGAGATCGCGCGCCGCTACCTCACCTCGACCAACCTGCAGCAGCAGACGCGGGAGATGATGTTCCGGCGCATGGAGCTGCTGTACGACATCTGGACGATCTAG